One Ornithinicoccus hortensis genomic window, GACCCGACCACTACGCCGGGTGGCTGGAGAACGGGGCGGGCTTCAAGGCCGAGGTGGTGGCCGACCTGCCCTGACGGGGGCGGGCACGCCGGGACCGAACGTCCCGCCGGGGGCGGCTGCTCACTAGTCTGTCCCCATGGAAGCGCTGGACCGCCACATCGTCTCGCTGTTGGCCGAGGACGGACGGATGAGCTACGCCGACCTCGGTCGGCGCACCGGGCTGTCGACCTCCGCCGTGCACCAGCGCGTCAAGCGGCTCGAGGAGCGGGGCGTGATCACCGGCTACCGCGCGGTCGTGGACTTCGAGCAGGTGGGGCTGCCGCTCACCGCCCTCATCGCGCTCTCGCCGTTCGACCCGGCATCCCCGGACGACATCCCCCAACGGTTGGAGCACCTGCCGCAGATCGACTCCTGCTGGTCGGTCGCCGGGCGGGAGAACTACGTGATCCAGGTGCGGTTGGCCAAACCCTCGGACCTGGAGCAACTGCTCGCCGACATCCGGTCGGCGGCCAACTGTGCCAGCAGCACCACGGTGGTGCTCTCCACGCCCTGGGAGGGCCGGCCGGTCGACCTGCCGGAGTCCGGCTGAGGATTCAGCGGGCGATCGGGGCGGTGCTCGCCCCGGTGACCTCGACCAGGTCGGCCGGTGCCAGCTCGAGGTCGAAGCCGCGGCGGCCCCCGGAGACCAGCACCGTCTCGAAGGCCAGGGCGGACTCGTCCAGGACGGTGGGCAGCGCCTTCTTCTG contains:
- a CDS encoding Lrp/AsnC family transcriptional regulator; the encoded protein is MEALDRHIVSLLAEDGRMSYADLGRRTGLSTSAVHQRVKRLEERGVITGYRAVVDFEQVGLPLTALIALSPFDPASPDDIPQRLEHLPQIDSCWSVAGRENYVIQVRLAKPSDLEQLLADIRSAANCASSTTVVLSTPWEGRPVDLPESG